A part of Dehalogenimonas sp. W genomic DNA contains:
- a CDS encoding bifunctional precorrin-2 dehydrogenase/sirohydrochlorin ferrochelatase has translation MSEAPKYYPTFISLTGRDCLVIGGGTVAQRKIETLLECQARVRVISPQVVSRVAELAAAGSIELVDRGYAEGDLDGAFLVVSATNDAAVNQQVSLEAARRGQLINMVDDPDHSNFIVPATLNRGDITIAVSTAGTSPALARRIKHDIEESIGAEYADVAKLVGGVRRNLLDRGISISPEKWQAALDLEELTGLVRNGRGQQAAEILLTKLVED, from the coding sequence TTGAGTGAGGCACCAAAATACTACCCCACATTTATCAGCCTGACTGGACGGGATTGTCTGGTTATTGGGGGTGGTACCGTTGCCCAGCGTAAAATAGAAACCCTGTTGGAATGTCAGGCGAGGGTGAGGGTCATCAGCCCTCAGGTGGTATCCCGGGTGGCTGAATTGGCGGCTGCCGGTTCTATTGAGCTTGTTGACCGGGGATATGCAGAGGGTGATCTGGACGGTGCCTTTTTAGTAGTCTCGGCCACTAATGATGCGGCTGTTAACCAGCAGGTTTCACTGGAGGCGGCGCGGCGAGGCCAGTTGATTAATATGGTTGATGATCCGGACCACTCTAATTTTATCGTACCGGCAACGCTAAATCGGGGAGATATTACCATTGCGGTTTCTACTGCCGGCACCAGTCCGGCGCTGGCCCGCCGAATCAAGCACGATATTGAAGAAAGTATCGGTGCTGAATATGCCGATGTCGCTAAACTGGTCGGCGGGGTGCGGCGCAACCTTTTAGATCGGGGCATATCCATCAGCCCCGAAAAATGGCAGGCGGCATTGGATTTGGAAGAGCTGACCGGATTGGTCAGGAACGGCCGGGGCCAACAGGCCGCCGAGATACTGCTAACAAAATTAGTGGAAGATTAG
- the hemA gene encoding glutamyl-tRNA reductase, whose product MQICAVGVAHHTAPVHIRERLAIGHARLPEVLSELQRYVDYGVVLSTCNRTEIYVSGGIERKLEEHAIKFLNDFTGVSFADLLPHIYLKKDASACGHLFRVAGGLDSMIIGEYEILGQINTALEIAEQSKMVNLPLRQLFNQAAGTGRRIREETDISKNALSVSSVAVDLAKQVLGELKGCCVLVIGAGEAGRLVAKAARERGASRLIIYNRSRDKALELAKSLGAEQVTDDLCHALAEADVVVSCTSAPHTVVDYEHMVQAKKRRTRHQVVMVDIAVPRDIDPKVKTLDGVVLYNLDDMTEICNANRNRRQRESLKAMKIISAEADDFLDWWQSLEVKPTVTALIKKAENIRKMQLEQTIKKLPPMSEEQRQNLEAMTRSIVTKVLHDPIAYLKEDSRNKKEYSKMVNEIFRLDREKV is encoded by the coding sequence GTGCAAATCTGTGCCGTTGGCGTTGCCCATCATACCGCACCCGTACACATTCGGGAAAGACTGGCGATCGGCCATGCCCGGTTACCCGAAGTCCTGAGTGAACTGCAACGCTACGTTGACTACGGCGTCGTGCTTTCAACCTGCAACCGGACCGAAATCTATGTTTCCGGTGGGATTGAGCGTAAGCTTGAAGAGCATGCAATCAAATTCCTGAATGATTTTACAGGGGTCTCCTTCGCCGACTTGCTGCCGCATATCTATTTGAAAAAGGATGCCAGTGCCTGTGGGCATCTCTTCCGGGTGGCCGGCGGCCTGGATTCCATGATCATCGGTGAGTATGAGATATTAGGACAGATTAACACGGCACTTGAGATTGCTGAACAGTCCAAAATGGTGAATCTGCCGTTGCGGCAGCTGTTTAATCAAGCCGCCGGTACCGGTCGGCGAATTAGAGAAGAAACTGATATCAGCAAGAACGCCCTGTCGGTCAGTTCGGTGGCGGTTGACCTGGCAAAGCAGGTGCTGGGAGAATTAAAAGGGTGTTGTGTATTAGTGATCGGGGCCGGTGAAGCCGGGAGATTGGTGGCCAAAGCCGCCAGGGAGCGCGGAGCTTCCCGGTTGATAATTTACAATCGCTCCCGGGACAAGGCTCTGGAGCTGGCAAAGTCCCTCGGGGCGGAACAGGTCACGGACGACCTGTGTCACGCCCTGGCTGAAGCCGATGTGGTGGTGAGCTGTACCTCCGCCCCACATACGGTGGTAGATTATGAGCATATGGTTCAGGCAAAAAAGCGCCGTACAAGACACCAGGTGGTGATGGTGGATATTGCCGTTCCCCGGGATATTGACCCGAAGGTCAAAACACTGGACGGTGTCGTCCTCTATAATCTGGATGATATGACCGAAATCTGTAATGCTAATCGTAACCGGCGGCAACGTGAAAGTCTCAAGGCGATGAAAATCATCAGCGCCGAAGCCGATGATTTTCTGGATTGGTGGCAATCGCTGGAAGTGAAGCCGACGGTGACCGCTCTTATCAAAAAGGCTGAAAATATCCGCAAGATGCAATTGGAACAGACCATCAAGAAACTGCCGCCGATGTCGGAAGAACAGCGGCAAAATCTGGAGGCAATGACCCGGTCAATAGTCACCAAGGTATTGCACGACCCCATTGCCTATCTTAAAGAAGACTCCCGGAATAAGAAAGAGTATTCAAAAATGGTCAACGAAATTTTCCGGCTGGATAGAGAGAAAGTTTGA
- the hemC gene encoding hydroxymethylbilane synthase, with protein MIQPGIRIGSRASRLALVQAEYIKSRLQQAHPEVAFNIVKISTQGDLNRRVSMGELPGVGFFVKEIEAALMADEVDIAVHSLKDMPADVPPGLALTAVPEREDPRDALISRGHYSLSELPPGAKIGSDSLRRAFQIKAVRPDIQVVSIRGNIETRIKAVDTGQVDAVILAAAGLIRLGWRDRINQYLSLEIFLPPPGQAALGIEIRSGDDRRAALTAAVNHAPTHQAVKAERAFLRRLGGGCRAPIAALGTVDGAVLTLRGTVADESGRTIITDQASGDVSAAEKVGIALAERLLSLGAAQFINKAGE; from the coding sequence GTGATACAACCAGGTATAAGGATCGGTTCGCGGGCTAGCCGCCTGGCGCTGGTACAGGCGGAATATATCAAATCGCGTTTGCAACAGGCCCATCCCGAAGTAGCGTTTAACATCGTGAAAATCAGCACTCAGGGGGACCTGAATCGGCGGGTTTCCATGGGGGAATTACCCGGCGTGGGCTTTTTCGTGAAGGAAATAGAAGCCGCTTTGATGGCGGATGAAGTGGATATTGCAGTTCACTCACTTAAGGATATGCCCGCCGACGTGCCGCCGGGGCTTGCCCTGACGGCGGTGCCTGAACGCGAGGATCCGCGGGATGCCTTAATCTCCCGGGGTCATTATTCCCTGTCGGAGCTGCCTCCGGGGGCTAAAATCGGCAGTGACAGCCTCAGACGAGCCTTTCAAATCAAGGCGGTTCGGCCGGACATCCAGGTGGTATCCATCCGGGGAAATATTGAAACCCGTATCAAGGCGGTTGACACCGGGCAGGTTGACGCGGTTATTCTGGCCGCCGCCGGGTTAATCCGGCTGGGTTGGCGGGACCGGATAAACCAGTACCTGTCGCTGGAAATATTTTTGCCTCCGCCCGGGCAGGCGGCGCTGGGGATTGAGATCCGGAGTGGAGATGACCGAAGAGCCGCACTTACAGCGGCGGTTAACCACGCTCCCACTCATCAGGCAGTGAAAGCAGAAAGAGCCTTTCTTCGCCGATTAGGCGGCGGCTGCCGGGCCCCTATTGCGGCTCTGGGTACGGTTGACGGTGCTGTGCTAACATTGCGGGGTACGGTCGCCGATGAAAGCGGCAGAACGATTATCACAGACCAGGCTTCCGGCGATGTTTCGGCGGCCGAAAAAGTCGGTATCGCGCTCGCAGAACGTCTGTTGAGTCTGGGTGCCGCCCAATTTATCAATAAGGCAGGGGAATAG
- the cobA gene encoding uroporphyrinogen-III C-methyltransferase, producing MQQGMVYLVGAGPGDPGLITVKGLACLSKAEVIVYDHLLDECLMEAAQAGVEKIYAGKKAGCHALKQEEINQLLVDKAAAGKIVVRLKGGDPFVLGRGGEEAEALRNAGLPFEVVPGITSSISAPAYAGIPVTHRTLASSFSVITGHEDPAKETSSINWAKAAIATDTLVFLMGTANLPRIVAKLIEHGRAPQTPAAVIMNGTRPEQKVVTGTLDNIVEVARKGGIQPPSITVVGDVVSMRQKINWFDNRPLHGRKVLVTRSRSQASELSRALSARGAIAVELPVISIIAGDEARLDAAVNDAGRYDWVIFTSVNGVEAFFQSLDRQGKDSRWFAGSQIAAIGPATAAALEARCLRPDFMPAEYTAEAVLAGFGDEAVRGQRFLLPRADIAPPLLAEGLQQRGGEVVEIAAYRTRGEPGSDSDTAKSAAAGCEVITFCSSSTVEYLLKLIPAEELTGKIIACIGPVTAATAEQSGLKVTIQAGQHTIPGLVEAIEEYYAAEGDGE from the coding sequence ATGCAGCAAGGTATGGTATATCTGGTCGGTGCGGGTCCGGGTGACCCCGGATTGATTACCGTCAAGGGACTGGCCTGTCTGAGTAAAGCCGAGGTTATTGTCTACGACCATTTGCTGGACGAGTGTCTGATGGAAGCGGCTCAAGCCGGAGTGGAAAAAATATATGCCGGTAAAAAAGCCGGCTGTCACGCCCTGAAACAGGAAGAAATTAACCAGTTGCTGGTGGATAAGGCGGCGGCAGGAAAAATCGTGGTTCGCCTCAAAGGCGGCGACCCGTTTGTCCTGGGACGGGGCGGTGAGGAAGCCGAAGCCTTAAGAAATGCCGGTTTGCCGTTTGAGGTAGTGCCCGGTATCACCTCTTCAATTTCCGCGCCGGCATATGCCGGTATCCCGGTGACTCACAGGACGCTGGCTTCATCATTTTCCGTTATCACCGGGCATGAAGACCCGGCCAAGGAAACCAGCAGCATCAATTGGGCCAAGGCCGCTATCGCCACCGACACTCTGGTATTTTTAATGGGCACGGCTAACTTGCCCAGGATTGTGGCTAAACTGATTGAGCACGGCCGAGCCCCTCAAACGCCGGCCGCCGTGATTATGAACGGTACCCGTCCGGAACAGAAGGTGGTAACCGGCACCTTGGACAACATTGTTGAAGTCGCCCGGAAAGGCGGCATCCAGCCGCCTTCCATTACTGTTGTCGGCGATGTGGTCAGCATGCGGCAGAAAATAAACTGGTTTGACAACCGGCCGCTGCATGGCCGGAAGGTATTGGTTACCCGCTCCCGAAGTCAGGCCAGTGAGTTGAGCCGGGCACTGTCCGCCCGCGGCGCCATAGCGGTGGAATTGCCGGTAATTTCAATTATCGCCGGGGATGAAGCCAGGCTGGATGCCGCCGTAAACGATGCCGGCAGGTATGACTGGGTAATCTTTACCAGTGTAAACGGCGTTGAAGCCTTTTTCCAGAGTCTTGACCGACAGGGTAAGGACAGCCGCTGGTTTGCCGGGTCACAAATTGCCGCTATCGGTCCGGCGACCGCCGCAGCGCTTGAGGCTCGTTGCCTGCGGCCGGATTTCATGCCGGCGGAATATACCGCAGAAGCCGTTCTGGCCGGTTTTGGCGATGAAGCAGTTCGCGGTCAACGGTTCCTGCTGCCGAGGGCGGATATCGCCCCACCGCTGCTGGCTGAAGGATTACAACAGCGAGGCGGTGAAGTGGTGGAGATTGCCGCCTATCGGACCAGGGGTGAACCGGGTAGCGATTCCGATACGGCCAAGTCGGCGGCTGCCGGCTGTGAAGTAATCACGTTTTGCTCGTCCTCCACCGTAGAGTATCTGCTGAAACTTATCCCGGCTGAAGAACTGACCGGCAAGATTATTGCCTGTATCGGGCCGGTGACGGCCGCCACGGCTGAACAATCAGGTCTGAAGGTGACTATACAGGCAGGGCAACATACCATCCCCGGCCTGGTAGAGGCGATTGAGGAATATTATGCGGCGGAGGGGGACGGTGAGTAA
- the hemB gene encoding porphobilinogen synthase has product MSNFPELRLRRLRQTPGLRRLFRETELDGGDFILPLFVEEGDGPGSSISSMPGVARQTLESLPGELEEIVRLGIGAVILFGIPDTKDELGSSGLDPEGIVPQAVRLIKRQAPELTVITDVCLCEYTSHGHCGIIKGGGVDNDATLPLLAKMAVMHARAGADMVAPSDMMDGRVGAIRQALDEAGLENTPILAYSAKYASAFYGPFREAAGSTPGFGDRRGYQMDPANAREATREIITDINEGADAVMVKPALAYLDIIRQTKDSFDYPVVAYNVSGEYAMVKATAERGWGDEKRLVLEILTSIKRAGADAIITYHAKDAARWLGEQD; this is encoded by the coding sequence GTGAGTAATTTTCCTGAACTCAGGTTGCGGCGATTGCGGCAGACTCCCGGTCTGCGGCGGCTGTTCCGCGAAACCGAACTGGACGGCGGTGATTTTATCCTGCCGCTTTTCGTTGAGGAAGGTGATGGGCCCGGCAGCAGCATCAGTTCCATGCCTGGAGTGGCCCGGCAGACGCTTGAGAGCCTGCCGGGGGAACTTGAAGAGATTGTCCGGCTGGGTATCGGCGCCGTGATTCTCTTTGGTATTCCAGACACGAAAGATGAACTGGGTTCATCCGGGCTTGACCCTGAGGGTATCGTGCCGCAGGCGGTCAGGCTGATCAAGCGGCAGGCGCCGGAACTGACGGTGATTACCGACGTCTGCCTGTGTGAATACACCAGTCACGGCCATTGCGGTATCATCAAAGGCGGTGGCGTTGATAACGATGCCACGTTGCCGCTGCTGGCTAAAATGGCCGTGATGCACGCCCGGGCCGGGGCTGACATGGTCGCGCCTTCAGATATGATGGACGGCCGGGTCGGGGCGATCAGGCAGGCCCTGGATGAGGCCGGGCTGGAAAATACCCCGATTCTGGCGTATTCCGCTAAATATGCTTCTGCCTTTTACGGGCCTTTCCGCGAAGCCGCCGGTTCTACGCCCGGATTCGGTGATCGCCGGGGCTATCAAATGGACCCGGCCAATGCCCGTGAAGCCACCCGGGAAATCATAACCGACATCAATGAGGGGGCTGATGCCGTCATGGTTAAACCGGCGCTGGCCTACCTGGACATTATCCGGCAGACGAAAGATAGCTTTGACTATCCGGTGGTTGCTTACAACGTTTCGGGCGAATATGCCATGGTCAAGGCCACCGCCGAGCGGGGCTGGGGCGATGAAAAGCGCCTGGTGTTGGAGATACTGACTTCCATTAAACGCGCCGGCGCTGACGCCATAATTACCTATCATGCCAAAGATGCCGCCCGGTGGCTGGGGGAACAGGACTAA
- the hemL gene encoding glutamate-1-semialdehyde 2,1-aminomutase — translation MERYPKSAELFAAAQRVLPGGVNSPVRAFKAVGGQPLFIERGEGAYLHDVDGHRFIDFVGSWGPMILGHASPAVIKAIVETAGKGTSFGAPSRLETELAEAINNAMPHLEMVRLVSSGTEAVMSALRLARAFTGRDKIIKFEGGYHGHSDGLLSKSGSGLATLGIPESPGVPASFAAETLTGVYNDLSSVETLFEQFPGQIAAVILEPVAANMGVIPPQPGFLEGLRQLTCERGALLVFDEVISGFRVAQGGAAARYGVTPDLTTLGKIIGGGLPVGAYGGRADIMRHVAPSGPVYQAGTLSGNPLAMAAGLATLAALAAPGVYQALEDKGRMLADGILTVTGKLGLPVTLNRVGSLMTLFFTGDEVTNYTSASRSDTGCFGVFHRALLDNGIYWPPSQFEAAFLSTAHSEADIIETIRVIGLALNKTEIAQPG, via the coding sequence ATGGAGCGATATCCTAAATCAGCCGAACTGTTTGCCGCCGCGCAGCGGGTTTTACCCGGCGGCGTGAACAGCCCTGTCCGGGCTTTTAAGGCCGTTGGCGGTCAGCCGCTGTTTATAGAGCGCGGCGAGGGCGCGTACCTTCACGACGTTGATGGTCACCGGTTTATTGACTTCGTCGGCTCCTGGGGGCCGATGATTCTGGGGCACGCCAGTCCGGCGGTGATTAAAGCCATCGTGGAAACAGCCGGAAAGGGCACCAGTTTCGGCGCGCCCAGCCGGTTGGAGACCGAACTGGCGGAGGCAATAAACAACGCCATGCCTCATCTGGAGATGGTACGGCTGGTCAGTTCCGGCACCGAGGCGGTCATGAGCGCCTTGAGACTGGCCCGGGCCTTCACCGGCCGCGATAAGATTATAAAATTTGAAGGCGGCTATCACGGCCACTCCGACGGCCTGCTGTCCAAGTCCGGCTCCGGTCTGGCGACGCTGGGTATTCCCGAATCACCCGGCGTGCCCGCCTCTTTCGCTGCGGAAACGCTGACCGGCGTTTATAATGACCTGAGTTCGGTTGAAACGCTGTTTGAGCAGTTTCCCGGCCAGATTGCCGCGGTGATACTGGAACCGGTGGCCGCCAATATGGGCGTCATTCCGCCGCAGCCCGGTTTCCTGGAAGGATTACGGCAGTTAACCTGTGAGCGCGGTGCCTTGCTGGTATTTGACGAGGTAATCTCCGGTTTCCGCGTCGCCCAGGGCGGTGCCGCTGCCAGGTACGGTGTGACGCCGGACCTGACTACGCTGGGTAAAATCATCGGCGGCGGTCTGCCGGTGGGGGCTTACGGCGGCCGCGCGGACATCATGCGCCATGTCGCGCCGTCCGGGCCGGTGTATCAGGCCGGTACCTTGTCTGGTAATCCGCTGGCAATGGCCGCCGGGCTTGCCACTCTCGCCGCTCTGGCAGCTCCGGGCGTCTATCAAGCCCTGGAGGACAAGGGGCGTATGCTGGCTGACGGTATTCTGACGGTTACCGGGAAACTGGGACTGCCGGTGACGCTGAATCGGGTCGGCAGCCTGATGACACTGTTCTTTACCGGCGATGAAGTGACCAACTACACTTCGGCCAGCCGTTCCGACACCGGGTGTTTCGGGGTCTTTCACCGGGCATTGCTGGACAACGGGATATACTGGCCGCCGTCTCAATTTGAGGCGGCCTTCCTGTCCACTGCCCACAGCGAAGCTGATATAATAGAGACCATCCGGGTTATTGGGCTCGCCCTGAACAAAACAGAAATAGCACAGCCCGGATAA
- the metF gene encoding methylenetetrahydrofolate reductase [NAD(P)H]: MHVRDIYGQGNIVFSFELFPPRSEDASERLFATIKDLIPLEPACVSVTYGAGGSTRELTHDLVVRIQQETGLTVISHLTCVGSSRDEIYRILERYRRSGIENIMALRGDPPKGQADFVPAADGFSHAAELVEFIKEHFPDMGIGVAGYPEGHPQMPNRLTEIEYLKAKVDAGADYICTQLFFDNRDFYDFRERCHLAGITVPVVAGIAPVTSSRQLKKMAEVAAGTRFPASLLKAVARTEDDDGVREVGVHWATEQVRDLVDHGAAGIHFYTLNTSGATLQIYKALGITSSRRLA; this comes from the coding sequence ATGCACGTCAGGGATATTTACGGCCAGGGTAATATTGTCTTCAGTTTTGAACTCTTCCCGCCGCGGTCGGAAGATGCTTCAGAACGGCTTTTCGCTACCATCAAGGACCTGATTCCGTTGGAACCGGCCTGCGTTTCGGTTACTTACGGCGCCGGTGGCTCCACCCGTGAGCTGACGCATGACCTGGTGGTGCGGATTCAACAGGAAACCGGACTGACGGTTATTTCTCATCTCACCTGTGTCGGTTCTTCCCGCGATGAAATCTACCGGATACTTGAACGTTATCGCCGCAGCGGCATTGAGAATATCATGGCCCTGCGGGGCGATCCGCCCAAAGGGCAGGCCGATTTCGTGCCTGCCGCCGACGGCTTCAGTCACGCTGCCGAACTGGTGGAGTTTATCAAGGAACATTTCCCCGACATGGGTATCGGCGTGGCTGGATATCCCGAAGGTCACCCCCAGATGCCCAACCGCCTGACGGAGATTGAATATCTCAAAGCCAAGGTGGATGCCGGGGCGGATTATATCTGTACTCAGCTTTTCTTTGATAACCGTGATTTCTATGATTTTCGGGAGCGTTGTCACCTGGCGGGGATTACGGTGCCCGTCGTGGCCGGCATCGCCCCGGTTACCTCCAGCCGGCAGTTAAAAAAGATGGCTGAAGTGGCCGCCGGCACCCGCTTTCCGGCCAGTCTGCTTAAGGCGGTCGCCCGCACTGAAGATGATGACGGGGTCAGGGAAGTCGGCGTGCATTGGGCTACCGAGCAGGTCCGGGATCTGGTGGACCACGGAGCGGCCGGTATTCACTTCTATACACTCAATACCTCAGGCGCCACCCTGCAAATCTACAAGGCGCTCGGCATCACCAGTTCCCGCAGATTGGCCTAA
- the recO gene encoding DNA repair protein RecO yields MSDAREIKTPAIVIKRARLKEADRVITLFTRQSGKVSALARGVRKSGSKLAGHLELLNYTDITLTRGKGFPTIIGSQTLNPHLCLRSSLERTAYALYYAELVNHFVEEEQPSTLVFDLLVETLDNACTAENMELLSRFFELNLLSALGFQPQLRLCLDCGAALKAEVNYFSNSLGGLLCPNCAAKSSVLPVSVNGQKVLRFLVDHGLAQSVRLKLDSVLNRELKQLLHNYLRYLLERDIKSSAWLHQLEVMLPPLEPASDTRLGQSAGTGDAERLVDLQGGA; encoded by the coding sequence ATGAGTGATGCCAGGGAAATTAAAACACCGGCGATAGTCATCAAGCGCGCCCGGCTGAAAGAGGCTGACCGGGTGATTACCTTGTTCACCCGGCAATCCGGCAAGGTTTCGGCGCTGGCCCGGGGCGTCCGCAAGTCCGGCAGCAAACTGGCCGGACACCTGGAACTGCTCAATTATACGGACATTACTTTAACGCGGGGCAAGGGCTTCCCGACCATTATCGGCAGTCAGACGCTCAACCCGCACCTGTGCCTGCGCTCTTCACTGGAAAGAACGGCCTACGCGCTGTATTACGCCGAACTGGTCAACCATTTCGTAGAGGAAGAGCAACCCAGCACTCTGGTTTTTGACCTGCTGGTTGAAACGCTGGACAATGCCTGCACCGCCGAAAATATGGAGCTGTTGAGCCGCTTTTTTGAGCTTAATCTGCTGAGCGCACTGGGCTTCCAGCCGCAACTGCGGCTCTGTCTGGACTGCGGCGCGGCGCTTAAAGCCGAGGTGAATTACTTTTCCAACAGTCTGGGGGGGCTGCTGTGTCCGAACTGTGCGGCTAAATCGTCCGTGCTGCCGGTTTCGGTCAACGGCCAGAAGGTGCTGCGCTTTCTGGTTGACCACGGGCTGGCTCAATCGGTGCGCCTGAAGCTGGACTCAGTGCTCAACCGGGAGCTGAAGCAACTGTTGCACAACTACCTGCGTTATCTGCTGGAACGCGATATCAAAAGCAGCGCCTGGCTGCACCAACTGGAAGTCATGCTGCCGCCGTTAGAACCGGCTTCGGATACGCGGTTAGGCCAATCTGCGGGAACTGGTGATGCCGAGCGCCTTGTAGATTTGCAGGGTGGCGCCTGA
- a CDS encoding DNA alkylation repair protein translates to MNDCTIIIKHLREAANPANVAGMARFGINSDNTLGVSIPALREIARAHRKQHPLALELWQTGIHEARILASMVADPGQVTPELMDRWTSEFDSWDTCDQVCANLWEKTPYAYEKALEWSRAEGEFIKRAGFVLMARLAVGNKMVSDAGLAEFLPHLLRGAADERNLVKKAVNWALRQIGKRSIALNALAITTGEEMTTLNNKAARWIAADALRELRSEAVQNRLSGKSATL, encoded by the coding sequence ATGAACGATTGCACTATCATCATCAAGCACCTGCGGGAAGCCGCCAATCCGGCCAATGTTGCCGGCATGGCCCGCTTCGGCATCAACTCCGATAATACCCTGGGGGTATCAATACCCGCCCTGCGGGAAATTGCCCGGGCCCACCGCAAGCAACACCCGCTGGCCCTGGAGCTTTGGCAGACCGGTATCCATGAGGCGCGGATTCTGGCCTCAATGGTCGCCGATCCCGGACAGGTTACCCCGGAACTGATGGACCGATGGACGTCAGAATTTGATTCCTGGGATACCTGCGACCAGGTTTGTGCCAATCTATGGGAAAAGACACCTTACGCCTATGAAAAAGCCCTGGAATGGAGCCGCGCCGAGGGGGAGTTTATCAAGCGGGCCGGTTTTGTGTTGATGGCCCGGCTGGCGGTCGGTAACAAGATGGTGTCAGACGCCGGATTGGCGGAGTTTCTGCCGCACCTGTTGCGCGGCGCGGCGGATGAACGTAATTTGGTCAAAAAGGCCGTTAACTGGGCACTACGCCAGATCGGTAAACGTTCAATCGCGCTCAACGCGCTGGCGATTACAACCGGCGAAGAAATGACCACCCTGAACAACAAGGCCGCCCGTTGGATTGCCGCCGATGCTTTGCGGGAACTTAGGAGCGAAGCCGTGCAGAATCGCCTGTCCGGGAAGTCAGCCACTTTATGA
- a CDS encoding tRNA-binding protein, with protein sequence MITYDDFTKIEIRTGRVIKAEPFPKARQAAYKLWLDFGDLGIRQSSAQLTRRYQPAELEGRTLLAVTNLPPRQVADFVSEVLVLGAVPEEGDVVLIAPDAVTPPGTRIL encoded by the coding sequence ATGATAACCTACGATGATTTTACCAAAATAGAAATCCGCACTGGCCGGGTCATCAAGGCAGAACCTTTTCCCAAAGCCCGGCAGGCAGCTTATAAATTATGGCTGGACTTCGGCGATTTGGGCATCCGGCAGTCCAGCGCTCAATTGACCCGGCGTTACCAGCCGGCAGAACTGGAAGGACGCACCCTACTGGCGGTCACCAACCTGCCTCCGCGGCAGGTCGCCGATTTCGTATCTGAAGTACTGGTGCTGGGTGCCGTGCCGGAAGAAGGTGACGTGGTTCTCATCGCGCCGGATGCCGTTACCCCGCCGGGCACGAGGATTTTATGA
- the corA gene encoding magnesium/cobalt transporter CorA, with the protein MNQEVFSQSHKAGMPPGTVIHVGRRRTEKTRLNLIDYSTAEFQEKPLDDINETFALREGTITWINVDGLQDPAIIQRIGQRFGLHPLIQEDIVNTQQRPKLEDHEEYLFIVLKMLYRDEIEGETVAEQVSLILGRNYVISFQEGAGDAFGLVRERLRKNKGMLRRQTADSLAYALIDAIVDNYFVVLEDFGEITENLEENLLESPAEGTLSIIKNLKRELLFMRRGIWPLREVISGLRNSDSSLIHDATRIYFQDVYDHTVQAMDSIENAREMLSDLLDIYLSSVSNRMNAVMKVLTIIATIFIPLTFIAGVYGMNFENMPELGWEYGYFLILGFMSAVAIALLIFFRRKKWL; encoded by the coding sequence GTGAATCAAGAAGTTTTCAGTCAGTCTCATAAAGCCGGGATGCCGCCGGGAACCGTGATTCATGTCGGCCGCCGGCGAACCGAGAAAACACGCTTGAACCTGATAGATTACAGCACAGCGGAATTCCAGGAAAAACCTCTTGACGACATCAACGAAACCTTTGCTCTCCGGGAAGGCACGATCACCTGGATCAATGTTGACGGCCTTCAAGATCCGGCAATAATCCAAAGAATCGGGCAGCGCTTCGGACTGCATCCGCTCATCCAGGAAGACATCGTCAACACCCAGCAAAGACCGAAACTTGAGGATCATGAAGAGTATCTCTTTATCGTACTCAAGATGCTGTACCGGGATGAAATTGAAGGCGAAACCGTTGCTGAACAGGTCAGCCTGATACTGGGCAGAAATTATGTCATCTCTTTCCAGGAAGGTGCGGGCGATGCCTTCGGTCTGGTTCGGGAACGTCTGCGTAAAAACAAGGGCATGTTGCGCCGCCAAACCGCTGATTCCCTGGCCTACGCACTTATTGATGCCATCGTGGACAACTATTTTGTGGTGCTGGAGGATTTCGGCGAGATCACCGAAAATCTGGAGGAGAATCTGCTGGAATCCCCTGCTGAGGGCACTCTTTCCATCATTAAAAACCTTAAAAGAGAATTATTATTCATGCGCCGCGGTATCTGGCCGTTGCGGGAGGTCATCAGCGGACTCCGTAACTCGGATTCTTCATTGATTCACGATGCCACCCGGATTTATTTTCAGGATGTTTACGACCATACCGTCCAGGCAATGGACAGTATTGAAAACGCCCGGGAAATGCTGTCCGACCTGCTGGATATTTACCTCTCCAGCGTCTCCAACCGGATGAACGCCGTCATGAAGGTGCTGACCATAATCGCTACCATCTTCATCCCGCTGACTTTCATTGCCGGGGTTTACGGCATGAATTTTGAGAATATGCCGGAACTGGGCTGGGAATACGGCTATTTCCTGATTCTCGGCTTCATGTCCGCCGTGGCTATCGCCCTGCTGATTTTCTTCCGCCGCAAAAAGTGGCTCTAG